A single Pseudomonadota bacterium DNA region contains:
- a CDS encoding transglutaminase family protein: protein MLLENTENINKTEILQRNEILNDNLAETTYCDYSHPAIAELSNKFLRDSTDIHDLIEKVFLFVRDTIIFGGDHWQVKASETLLKGYGACYNKNLLMISLLRAAKVRSKLMGNPLRNSFTKPSVGPLYVFFSDPFYHCFSNVLIDGNWVSIDPTLDRMTYETFFKPAGVTWQIDWDRTNDMLLYSESVAGKPREYNNIDEALNKNLDSYFLFKHEPKFICSIWLNMGNKTMWKNTQKSS, encoded by the coding sequence ATGTTGTTGGAAAATACAGAAAATATCAACAAAACTGAAATTTTGCAAAGAAATGAAATCCTAAATGATAATCTTGCCGAAACGACCTATTGTGATTATTCGCACCCGGCCATTGCAGAGCTTTCAAATAAATTCCTTCGTGATTCAACCGATATACATGATCTAATCGAAAAAGTTTTTCTTTTTGTCAGAGACACAATTATTTTTGGAGGAGACCACTGGCAGGTTAAGGCATCTGAAACTCTTTTAAAAGGATACGGTGCTTGCTATAATAAAAATCTTTTGATGATATCCTTGTTAAGGGCTGCAAAAGTTCGATCAAAGCTTATGGGAAATCCGCTTCGGAATTCTTTTACAAAGCCATCCGTGGGGCCGTTATATGTTTTCTTTTCAGATCCGTTTTACCATTGCTTTTCTAATGTACTGATAGATGGTAACTGGGTATCCATAGATCCGACACTGGATCGTATGACTTATGAGACATTTTTTAAACCGGCAGGAGTAACGTGGCAAATCGATTGGGATAGAACAAATGATATGCTTTTGTATTCGGAATCGGTTGCCGGAAAGCCCCGGGAATACAATAATATTGATGAAGCATTAAACAAAAATCTTGATTCATATTTCTTGTTCAAACACGAGCCCAAATTCATTTGCTCAATCTGGTTAAATATGGGAAATAAGACTATGTGGAAAAATACCCAAAAATCTTCATGA
- the lspA gene encoding signal peptidase II, with protein MSIVKRAILIIVVLVSCVGCDQVTKSIAVSVLPVDKPLSYLCDTVRLQLVYNRGAFLSMGSSLPEAWRVGIFTIGVSCLLLIVLIYVFLSKQQHSSLLLGGALLLAGGVGNLFDRVTRGGLVVDFLNVGIGPVRTGIFNIADIAITVGGLIFFWVILRQKQKGC; from the coding sequence ATGAGCATAGTAAAACGAGCCATTTTGATTATAGTAGTATTAGTTTCCTGTGTCGGTTGTGATCAAGTTACAAAATCAATAGCCGTGTCAGTTCTGCCAGTAGATAAACCATTGTCATATCTATGTGACACTGTAAGGTTGCAACTCGTTTATAATCGTGGTGCATTCCTGAGCATGGGTTCCTCTTTGCCGGAGGCTTGGCGGGTGGGTATTTTCACAATTGGTGTTAGTTGTTTATTGCTCATTGTGTTGATTTATGTTTTTTTATCTAAACAGCAGCATTCATCCTTGTTATTAGGTGGTGCACTTCTTTTAGCAGGTGGAGTTGGCAACCTGTTCGACCGTGTGACTCGTGGCGGTTTGGTAGTAGATTTCTTAAATGTTGGGATAGGTCCAGTTCGCACAGGCATTTTTAATATTGCTGATATTGCTATCACGGTTGGGGGTCTCATTTTTTTCTGGGTGATATTACGCCAGAAACAAAAGGGGTGCTAA
- a CDS encoding ATP-binding protein: MIYRNVKEKIDNLLGGFPVVTLTGPGQSGKATLARAVFENHPYASLEEPDLRQAANEDPRSFLARFPDGAVLDEVQRCPEILSYLQTLVDKDRRMGLFILTGSQQFGLMSGITQSLAGRTAFVELLPFSVPELALAKKLPNDIDAMMLTGCYPPIYDRGLAPAAWYSAYVTAYVERDVRQMLKIQDLETFQRFVRLCAGRTGQLLNLSSLATECGITHNTAKSWISVLEASYLIFLLRSHHVSFNKRMVKMPKLYFYDVGLVSWLLGIRTTEQMITHPLRGSIFETFIISELIKSKLNQGEKPVFSFWRDSNGNEVDLLVEQGTRLIPVEIKSGRTLTHEAFAGLHKWCALAGEKAGAPALIFAGDESYKHKGIQVLGWRCGHLPE; encoded by the coding sequence ATGATCTATCGAAATGTAAAAGAAAAAATTGACAACCTGCTGGGTGGATTTCCCGTTGTTACCCTGACAGGTCCAGGTCAGTCGGGCAAGGCGACCCTTGCCAGGGCGGTTTTTGAAAATCATCCATATGCGTCCCTGGAAGAGCCGGATCTGCGGCAGGCCGCCAATGAAGACCCCCGTTCTTTTCTCGCACGGTTTCCCGATGGCGCAGTTCTGGATGAAGTGCAGCGGTGTCCGGAAATCTTGTCCTATCTTCAAACCCTGGTGGATAAGGATCGCCGAATGGGTTTGTTTATATTGACGGGGTCACAGCAGTTCGGTCTGATGTCCGGCATTACGCAATCTCTTGCAGGACGAACTGCTTTTGTGGAATTACTCCCCTTTTCCGTGCCGGAACTGGCCCTTGCGAAAAAGTTACCGAATGACATTGATGCCATGATGTTAACCGGCTGCTATCCACCGATCTATGATCGCGGATTGGCACCCGCAGCCTGGTACAGCGCTTATGTAACAGCCTATGTGGAACGGGATGTCAGGCAAATGCTCAAAATTCAGGATCTGGAAACGTTCCAGCGTTTTGTCAGGCTATGTGCGGGCAGGACGGGACAGTTGCTGAATCTGTCTTCCCTGGCAACTGAATGCGGTATCACCCACAATACTGCAAAATCATGGATATCTGTTCTGGAAGCCAGTTATTTAATCTTTCTTCTGCGCTCCCATCACGTCAGTTTTAACAAGCGAATGGTAAAGATGCCCAAACTGTATTTCTATGATGTGGGCCTGGTATCCTGGCTTCTGGGAATCCGGACAACCGAGCAAATGATAACCCATCCTTTGCGGGGCAGTATTTTTGAGACATTTATCATTTCGGAGCTGATCAAATCAAAATTAAACCAAGGTGAAAAGCCGGTTTTTTCATTCTGGCGGGACAGCAATGGCAACGAGGTTGATCTCCTTGTTGAGCAGGGAACCCGGCTGATCCCGGTTGAGATCAAGTCGGGTCGTACCCTCACACATGAAGCCTTTGCCGGACTTCATAAATGGTGCGCCCTTGCCGGAGAAAAAGCTGGCGCACCCGCGTTGATTTTCGCCGGAGATGAATCCTATAAGCACAAAGGAATACAAGTACTGGGGTGGAGGTGCGGGCATTTACCTGAATGA